Proteins encoded by one window of Dioscorea cayenensis subsp. rotundata cultivar TDr96_F1 chromosome 20, TDr96_F1_v2_PseudoChromosome.rev07_lg8_w22 25.fasta, whole genome shotgun sequence:
- the LOC120251388 gene encoding pentatricopeptide repeat-containing protein At3g62890-like: MLPSAALPNKFTFTFLLKACVHGFSSSLSCLHAHLNLLGLHRDPFLRSSLILTYAHHRHISIVDHLFRQQTSNDTALVSAYARCGLLESARKVFDEMPQRNPVSWVVLLTA, encoded by the coding sequence ATGCTCCCTTCCGCCGCTCTTCCAAACAAGTTCACTTTCACCTTTTTACTCAAAGCTTGCGTCCATGGCTTCTCCTCTTCTCTCTCCTGCCTCCACGCCCATCTCAACCTTCTTGGCCTCCACCGTGACCCATTCCTCCGCTCCTCCCTCATCTTAACCTATGCCCACCATCGCCATATTTCCATTGTCGACCACCTATTCCGGCAACAGACCTCCAATGACACCGCGCTGGTCTCCGCCTACGCTCGCTGCGGCCTGCTCGAGTCCGCGCGGAAGGTGTTCGACGAAATGCCCCAACGAAATCCCGTCTCCTGGGTTGTTCTTTTGACTGCTTAG
- the LOC120251932 gene encoding bidirectional sugar transporter SWEET6b-like — translation MMSPNAIRNIIGIIGNVLTFGLFISPVPTFWKIWKRKAVEDFSPVPYLATLLNCALWVFYGMPFVHPNSLLIVTINGFGFVVEALYIIMFLIYGKRKIRLKMLAILLAEIIFMTAVILIVMLVGHNHDVRTKIVGSLCVIFGTIMYGSPLSVMKLVIKTKSVKYMPFYLSLAGCLNGIDWTIYGFIHFDIFVVLPNGIGALLALCQLILYGCYYKSTPVEDEPKGELELPTTMPRIEI, via the exons CATTGGCATCATCG GCAATGTTCTTACGTTTGGGCTCTTTATTTCACCAGt ACCTACGTTTTGGAAGATATGGAAACGAAAAGCAGTGGAGGACTTCTCGCCGGTGCCATACTTGGCCACATTGTTAAATTGTGCCTTGTGGGTGTTCTATGGGATGCCTTTTGTACACCCCAACAGTCTTTTAATTGTCACCATCAATGGATTTGGTTTTGTTGTTGAGGCTCTTTACATTATAATGTTCTTAATCTATGGCAAACGTAAAATCAGA TTGAAGATGTTGGCGATCTTGTTAGCTGAAATCATATTCATGACGGCCGTCATCCTCATAGTGATGCTTGTTGGCCACAATCACGATGTCCGTACTAAGATTGTTGGTTCACTATGTGTCATCTTTGGAACCATCATGTATGGTTCACCATTATCCGTCATg AAACTTGTTATCAAGACCAAAAGTGTGAAATATAtgcctttttacttgtcacttGCGGGTTGCCTCAATGGGATAGATTGGACTATCTACGGCTTCATTCACTTTGACATCTTCGTTGTT cTTCCTAATGGAATAGGAGCATTGTTGGCTCTATGTCAACTTATTCTCTATGGTTGCTATTACAAGTCAACACCGGTAGAAGATGAGCCCAAGGGAGAGCTTGAGTTACCAACCACCATGCCCCGCATTGAAATAtga